GACGATGAGTCTGTAGTGTGATTTCAGTCATAACCTTCTCCTTTTGCTGGATAAAAGGGTAAGGCGCGCTGGCTTAAAGGTAAAATTGATTATATATTTATAATTAATCTTTATAAGTGGTAAGTGACCTCTATGCATATTACGTTGCGTCAGTTGGAAGTCTTCGCCGAAGTGCTGAAAAGCGGCTCCACCACGCAGGCTTCGCAGATGCTGGCGCTCTCCCAGTCGGCGGTGAGTGCAGCGCTTACCGATCTGGAAGGGCAGCTTGGCGTGCAACTGTTTGACCGCGTCGGTAAGCGGTTGGTGGTGAACGAACACGGGCGGCTGCTCTATCCGCGTGCGCTGGCAGCGCTGGAGCAGGCAACGGAAATTGAGCAGTTGTTTCGCGAAGATAACGGTGCCATTCGCGTTTTTGCCAGCAGTACCATCGGTAACTACATTCTGCCGGAAGTGATTGCCCGCTACCGTCGCGATTTCCCCGATTTGCCGCTGGAGTTGAGCGTCGGCAATAGCCAGGATGTGATCAATGCGGTAGCCGATTTCCGCGTGGATATCGGCCTGATTGAAGGCCCATGCCACACCGCGGAGATTATTGCCGAACCGTGGCTGGAGGATGAACTGGTGGTCTTCGCGCCGCCTTCCTCGCCGTTATTGCAGGGGCCGGTTACGCTGGAGCAACTGGCTGCCGCGCCGTGGATCCTGCGCGAACGTGGTTCGGGTACGCGGGAACTTGTGGATTATTTACTGCTGTCGCACCTGCCGCAGTTTCAACTCGGTATGGAGTTGGGCAACTCGGAAGCCATTAAACATGCGGTACGCCACGGGCTGGGCATCAGTTGCTTGTCGCGCCGCGTGATTGCTGAGCAACTGGAAAGCGGTTCTCTGGTGGAAGTGCCCATTCCGCTGCCGCGCCTGGTGCGCACGCTATGGCGTATCCACCATCGTCAGAAACACCTCTCCAGCGCA
The Kosakonia oryzae genome window above contains:
- the yieE gene encoding DNA-binding transcriptional regulator YeiE encodes the protein MHITLRQLEVFAEVLKSGSTTQASQMLALSQSAVSAALTDLEGQLGVQLFDRVGKRLVVNEHGRLLYPRALAALEQATEIEQLFREDNGAIRVFASSTIGNYILPEVIARYRRDFPDLPLELSVGNSQDVINAVADFRVDIGLIEGPCHTAEIIAEPWLEDELVVFAPPSSPLLQGPVTLEQLAAAPWILRERGSGTRELVDYLLLSHLPQFQLGMELGNSEAIKHAVRHGLGISCLSRRVIAEQLESGSLVEVPIPLPRLVRTLWRIHHRQKHLSSALQRFISYCSL